AGACGCCGTCCTTCAGCCGCCAGACCATGCGGACGACCGGCAGCGTGGCGGGGTCGGCGCCTTCCTCGCGGGTGGGGGTCAGGTCTGTCGCATCGGCCTCGCCCCCGCCCTTGAGGGGCGCCGCCGGCGTGAGCGACGCCTCGGCGCCGCCGACGGTGGCCAGTTCCTGCAGATGGCTGCCCCAGACGTTCATGGCCAGGCGCAACGGCGGCAGGCGCGCGGCGATGAGCGCCTCGCGGGCCGTCAGCGGCGGTTCGGCGGTCTCCGCCAGCGCGGTCTGCATCGAGGCCGCGAGGGCGTCCTCGCCGGCCGACGGGTCGGGCCGCGGCGACGGTGCGCCGAGCGCGCCGACCGGCAGGCGGTCCAGTGTCTCGAGGCTGCCGTGGTGGCGCGCCCAGGTGGCGACGCAGCCGCCCGAGCGGTCGCAGTCGACCTGCTGGAGCGTCCAACCGGCGCGGCTCAAGGGCAGCGCGGCGATGGCGTCGCGCCAGCGGTCCAGCGGGGCGCTGCCGGGCCGGCCCGCCTGCTCGAGCAGCCGGGTCAGCCGACGGGCGCGCAGGTCGGCGGCTTGCGCACGGGACGCGGCCGTCGCGGCGAGATGGCGCGCCGCGTCGATCGCCGCGCGACCCATCTCGCGCTCATGCCGTATCCACATCGCGAAGCCGGCGCCGAGACCCAGCACGGCCACGCCCGCGGCGACCGCGGCCGGCCAGCGCGCGGGCAGCAGGGGTCGCAGACGCGTGTCGCCGTCGGGTTGTCCGAACAGCAGGTCCGGGACCAGCGCGTCGCCGAGGCGGTCCCGTCCGGGCAGGTGGCTGGCCACGCGGACCTCCTGGTCCGGATGCATGTCGCGGAACTCCTGCAGCACCGCCAGCGCGGCGTCGAGATCGGGCAGCACGCGGTCGAAGCCGGGCACCGGGCGGCGGTCCATCAGACCGACGAACGCGACCTGCGCGGTGCT
This genomic stretch from Mitsuaria sp. 7 harbors:
- a CDS encoding type 4b pilus protein PilO2, with amino-acid sequence MPTDRADRGDHAERGDERDGGGVARVIAVAGVRLAFGLEWHPLARPDEPGADLRRARAAGYRFVARLPDGALVGLARRVDTHRRAHSAVALLVARFAERGAEACLIAGSTAQVAFVGLMDRRPVPGFDRVLPDLDAALAVLQEFRDMHPDQEVRVASHLPGRDRLGDALVPDLLFGQPDGDTRLRPLLPARWPAAVAAGVAVLGLGAGFAMWIRHEREMGRAAIDAARHLAATAASRAQAADLRARRLTRLLEQAGRPGSAPLDRWRDAIAALPLSRAGWTLQQVDCDRSGGCVATWARHHGSLETLDRLPVGALGAPSPRPDPSAGEDALAASMQTALAETAEPPLTAREALIAARLPPLRLAMNVWGSHLQELATVGGAEASLTPAAPLKGGGEADATDLTPTREEGADPATLPVVRMVWRLKDGVWSLPLVQVPPYVVVETLTLNFAASQISYELSGSLFAHGTRY